The following coding sequences are from one Treponema parvum window:
- the dnaN gene encoding DNA polymerase III subunit beta, whose product MKFSFDRDSMIKEIAIAQEIITNKSPISILSNILLEASKNTLTIKASDTSVNFITHIPVNVEEEGSTTIYCDKFMSILSSLPQGEIEFEQEDIKVTIRPVSKKIKFQLKSIAGDKFPEIASTGETFFEVSAKDFKEMISQTIFSVSEDGNRYFMTGVFFTKKEENLVMVATDGRRLSYIEKDVTNPVPDFPSSIVPVKILNCVLKNASDEGNILVSVIDKMIFIKFGNYEFSSLLLDGQFPNYQRVIPEKQSFHFKVYKNDLEEALKRTALMIDKKICRLLFKISPGVLKLISPESDIGTADEEIPCEYAGNEITLALNYRYIGDPLKVIKTDKVVFEFTEVMKAITLRSDPAADYFHIIMPMNFE is encoded by the coding sequence ATGAAATTTTCTTTTGACAGAGATTCGATGATAAAAGAAATTGCAATTGCTCAAGAAATAATAACGAACAAAAGTCCAATATCCATTCTTTCAAATATTCTGTTAGAAGCAAGTAAGAATACCTTGACGATAAAAGCTTCCGACACGTCGGTAAATTTTATAACGCATATTCCGGTAAACGTTGAAGAAGAAGGATCCACCACTATATATTGCGATAAATTTATGAGCATATTGTCTTCTTTGCCGCAGGGAGAAATAGAATTCGAACAGGAAGACATAAAGGTTACGATACGGCCTGTTTCTAAAAAGATAAAATTTCAGCTTAAAAGCATAGCCGGAGATAAATTTCCTGAAATTGCATCTACCGGAGAAACGTTCTTTGAAGTTTCTGCAAAGGATTTTAAAGAGATGATTTCTCAAACTATCTTTTCGGTTTCAGAAGACGGCAACAGATACTTTATGACGGGTGTCTTTTTTACGAAAAAAGAAGAAAACCTTGTTATGGTGGCGACCGACGGAAGAAGACTTTCCTATATAGAAAAGGACGTAACGAATCCCGTGCCTGATTTTCCTTCTTCAATCGTACCTGTAAAAATTCTTAACTGCGTTTTGAAAAACGCCTCGGATGAAGGTAATATACTTGTTTCCGTTATAGATAAAATGATTTTTATAAAGTTCGGAAATTACGAATTTTCTTCGCTACTTTTGGACGGGCAATTTCCGAATTATCAGCGCGTAATTCCGGAAAAGCAATCGTTTCACTTTAAGGTATACAAAAACGATTTGGAAGAAGCTTTAAAACGAACGGCTCTCATGATTGACAAAAAGATATGCAGACTTTTGTTTAAAATAAGCCCCGGAGTTTTAAAACTCATATCTCCCGAATCGGATATAGGTACGGCCGACGAAGAAATTCCGTGCGAATACGCGGGTAACGAAATAACGTTGGCTTTGAATTACCGCTATATAGGCGATCCTTTAAAAGTGATCAAAACCGACAAAGTTGTATTTGAATTCACCGAAGTTATGAAAGCCATAACTTTAAGATCCGATCCTGCGGCAGATTATTTTCATATAATCATGCCGATGAATTTTGAATAA